In Lampris incognitus isolate fLamInc1 chromosome 13, fLamInc1.hap2, whole genome shotgun sequence, the genomic stretch ctaaagggtcagaccccttagctaggggctaacgtgtcttattagtagcttacactagctaacgggtctgaccctttagccgagcggttagtgacgtcgccttgtggtgcagtacaccccgtatcgaatcccgcagcgggtaagaaaataaccggctacaattGTAAATAAAGTTCCTTTTATAGGCATTTAATGAACTCCAGCATACAAATACCAGACTATGCTGGGAGATGCTATACAGTCGTTTGGCGACAGCAGAACAACATTTCACCAGCTACGGAACCTTTATTTCCCGACAGCAGCCGTTTCCCACTTCAGTCGGCGTTTCGGCTCGCTTCCCACACGCACACCGATTAACAGGGGCACCCACAGCATCATTTTTATATACGGGTTGTTACTGAAAGCAGATAATGAGCGTAATATTTACCAGAGACGTCCCGCTGTAATCTCGGCTGCTGCGAACGTTCGTGCTGTCCACTCACTTCCGGATCCTATTCGGGCTCAAACGCGTGCTGACGGATTTGAGAAGCTGCCATTTCCGGTCAAGAACAGGAAATTATGTTACTTGGTAGGTTTATAGTTTGCTTACGGAACCTCCTACACCTCCTGTTGTGTCGAACTCTTGTCTTGCCGTCGAGCTCAGTTTCCCGCTTCCCTTCGGCTGGCTTCCGGAAGTTGGCCAATCAAAAGCTCGCAGTCGGCTTTTTGGGGAAGGGGGGCcttaaagagacagctaaaaCAGATTGTTTCAGTCAGGATGAACGGAGGGGCTGCACAATGGGCCAGTATAAGATATAAATAAGGGTTTTGTTTTTGaactgtgaatcatgcaaagctactctagtgaaactactgctgctactgctgctaatacttccggctgctcccgttagggggcgccacagcggatcatccgtttccatcacctcctgtcctccgcatcttcctctgtcacaccagtctcctgcctgtcctccctcaccacatccataaacctcctctttggccttcctcttctcctcttccctggcagctccatattcagcatccttctcccaatatagccagcatctctcctccacacatgtccaaaccatctcagtcttgcctctcttgctttgtctccaaaccgtccaacctgagctgtccctctaatgtactcgttcctaatcctgtccttcttcgtcactcccaatgaaaatcttagcatcttcaactctgccacctccagctccacctcctgtcttttcgtcagtgccactgtctccaaaccatacaacatagctggtctcacaaccaccttgtaaacctctACTCTAGTGGAGCTGCAGAATAAAACTGTAGCGCTAGATGGACCACGATATGGCCACTTTATATGTATCGGGGACTGAGCCAGAGCTGAAGGATGAGTCAATGCTTTCTGcgatgagtgaggagatagctgggagacagtccttaacaagattggtTGAAGATGGTTAAATGCAGTGCATAATTCCCCTAAggtgattaatatagtatattaaaataaaatcaaagatcaaagatgggatgggatccagaacacTAGTGGACCTTATCATTCCTACCATAAAGAACTTTGGCAGGGGCTgagtggaagggggggggggtcaggttgcTGTAAATAGCGTCCATTTTAGATTggaaaaaaatgaaaggaaaaagtTGCACTCgttaactgtgaaggaactgGAGGTATTGTCCCTGGGTTTGTATATCGTGGAAAAGATAGCCTCGGGGTTGGTTGAGCCAGAGTGTATGAGTTGTGAGTAGTAGATGGACCGGGCTGTGATGAGAGCATCTTTGTGTTGCTGAAGGTAGTCTGcgtaggcttggagatgcaccgttaaaccagttttcttgcaaaATCTTTGGAAGTGGTGCTTATGGGATTTAATTTGATGGGGTTCAGGAGTGTAACAGGGAGCTGAGTGTGAGGATGAGACTGTTTTGGCTTTAATAGgagccagctgatcaagacaggaggagagtgggTCGTTATAATAATCGACAAGATCGGAGGGGTTATCAGAGAGCAGCGGAGGGGGGCAGACGTTTCACttgcaagagaggcagaaagagctgagggggagatagatttgagattGCTGAAGGATATTACgcgtttgacttttgggatggggatagggatgtcaatgtccaGGGTGATTGCCATGTGGTCGGAGAGATGTTTAGTTTGAAGCTGGAGAGTTGATGCGTTGCGAGACCAGTGGAGCAGGccaaatccaggatgtgaccacgcctgtgagtggggaagttgatatgCTGTGTAAAGCTGAAGTGttgtagcagttccaggaattctatggTAGATTTACAGTCATTGTCATCCAtgtgaacattaaaatcacccagaAGGAGAACAGAAGGTGAGATGGCACGTAGCTGGATCAATAAATCAGAGGAGTGGGAGAGAAAGGAAGGGTTTGGCTCGAGGGTGCAGTCGATAATGGCAGTGACCGAGGGAGTGGGACCAGAGAATTTGAAGGCAAGGTGTTAGAAAGAATGAATGGAAACgatggttgttttaatgtccttaCTGTAAACAGCAGTGAACCCCCGCCCCTCAAGACGAGGTTTATCCATGTATGTGAATcctgtgggtgtggtctggtttGGTGAGAAATAGTCCAGGAGcttatgccaggtttcagtgaggcagaggaagtCACGGTGACTGTCAGTTATAAATTCACCCAGAATAAGGCTTTTGTTAGTGAGTGAACGTGTGTTGAGCAGGACCAGGACTTTTAACCttttaacatctttttttttattgagtgAAACATGAAAGTGTCCTTATTAGACACTTCTGATTGATTTTTATAAGGGATTCTTGTTTTTTAGAGATTGAGTTTGATCAGCATCTTGATTGGCTGCTTCAGATTGATGAAAAATACTTTCTAGTCCCGTAGTTTTCTCATACCCATCATGACATATTGTTTCTTTCCTAAAGTACCCCACAGTTCAGGGTTTCACTCTTCTTCTCTATCCTCATGGTTGTACTAAATACAGTATATACCCAGTAACATGTGGCATTACTGCATGTGGCAACAGTGGCAGGACACTAGAAATGTGGTATTGGTAATTATTGTATTGTCTGTGttttatatcctgcttgtttacatgttcaaaataaatcaccATTCACTCACGTTGAAAagtggggtggcgcagtggttagcgcagtcgcctcacagcaagaaggtcctgggttcaagccccggggtagtccaaccttgggggtcgtcccgggtcgtcctctgtgtggagtttgcatgttctcccccgtgtctgtgtgggtttcctcagggggctccggtttcctcccacagtccaaagacatgtaggtcaggtgactcagctggactacattgtccctaggtgtgtgtgtgtgttggccctctgatggcctggttgcctgtccagggtgtctccccgcctgctacccagtgactgctgggataggctccagcatccctgcaaagcaggataagcagtttggataatggatggatggatggataattattgTTGCCATGCTTTCATCCAGCTCTTTGCTGTATTCAAGCTCTCACAACTTTTAATAGTCTTAAGAGCCCCATCATGGCATGCATGGAAAGATCTAGAATTGTACAAACCACTTTTGAGTAGTGCAGTTTAAGTGTATTTTTTGGCCTCTTGAGTATTTTCTATCCCTTTGACCCCCTCTTCCTTTCTCTGCAGGTTTTGGAATGACCACTCCCGTAACGGTGGCAGGAAAAGTGTTCCTCATCTTCTACGGGCTCCTTGGCTGTGCCGCCACCATTCTCTTCTTTAACCTCTTCCTTGAGCGCATCATCACCCTGCTGGCCGTGGTGATGAAGGCCGTGAGGGAACGGCGAATAAGGAACAGCGGCATCCTCCCACCAGGCATCCGCCACGACTTCTCGGCCTACAGCTTCCCAGGCTGGAAGCCCTCAGTGTACCATGTCATGCTGATCCTGGGACTGTCGGCCATCACCATCTCCTGCTGTGCCTCCGCCATGTACACACCTGTGGAGGGCTGGGCCTACCTGGACTCCCTTTACTTCTGCTTCGTCACCTTCAGCACCATTGGCTTTGGAGACTATGTGAGCAGCCAGAATGCCACGTACGAGTACCAGAGCCTCTACCGGCTGGCCAACTTCCTGTTCATGCTGATGGGCGTGTGCTGCATCTACTCACTCTTCAACGTCATCTCCATTGTCATCAAGCAGGTGCTCAACTGGATGCTGGAGAGGATGAGCTGCCTGTTCTGTCAGCGCTGCAATAAGGCCAATAACTTCCTGGGCCGGCGCAACGCCATCCGCCCAGGCTCCAAGACTCGCAAGGGTCGATTCGGGAGGCCGCCTGACTCAGACGGGCCTTGTGATAGCGACACTGAGGGACGGAGGCTATCGGGGGAGATGATCTCCATGAAAGAACTCACCGCCTCCAACAAGGTGTCCCTGGCCATCATGCAGAAGCAACTGTCTGAGTCTGCGAATGGATATCCCAGGACGGTATGCGGCAGCTCGCGCCACAACGGTTTCTCCGGGGGGGTCGGTGCCCTCGGTATAATGAACAACAGGCTGGCAGAGACCAGTAATTCCAGGTAGAGGAATTGTGTGGTTGAAAAGACAACAAGAAAGGCAGGGGAGCTCTCCGGCTCTCTGTCAGAGAAACTGAGGCTGATTCTCATGGACAAAAAGGTTTTTGAACTGGACTGAATCCGACCAGTCTTGATATGCATGTTGTGCATGAGTTTTTGGATACTTTGATTGAAATGAACAAccagtggtgatgatgatgatgatgatgatgatgatgatgatgatggtactgATGCTGACATGAAGGGAGAACCACTTGTCTAAACCCATCCTTTTTTTAATTTCAGGGTCAAATTAGAGAGCACCATGAGATCATTTGACAGCATCAAGGCCAAAATCTGCCATTTTACTGTACCTGACTCCGAACCAAACTGCAAATCAAGAGAAATCGCTGGAAACCGCTGAAATGGGGAAGTTGTTAGCTAAACCCGGTGATCTGTTTAGTATGTGGGACTCGTCTGACTGAAATAGCATACTGTAAGGGAGTCAACGGAGGCACACAGGGCGACGACAGTTCTTGCTTTTGGGATCTTGGCATTTTAGTTGGACGTACATGTGCAAGGCTGATAGAAACATTTCAAGAGATATAATCACTGGATGATGGCACATATCTAAACTATGCATTATATTTATACTCATGCATTATTTTGCACCATTTTAAGACCTTCCGTTCATTTGAGCAACACGTCGTTTTTAACGTCACCGGTCACGTTTTACTGGCGGGTGTCTGACTGGTGGCGGCACTTGGAAAGACCTTTTCTTACACGTAGTGATGATGTAGCTGATCTTGCCAGGCTGAAGTCTGGGCAGGGTGTTCGGGGTTTCCCACTGTAATTTCCCTTCACTCAAAACAGCGAGTAGGAGTGAAAATCCATTACTCCCGAGAGAGGAGCTGGGCTTCTTATCAGCTCTCGACAGTTCAGGGGCCCAAGGACTTTGACTTGAAGGGTGAAAGAAAGcccttgcagcccccccccccaactattaGCTTTCTGCAGTAGGAAACAAAATATTAAAAGCCTGCAATCGAATAATTATGCCGAGAACATGCAGAACCGTTTATGAAACAGCAAGAAGGAGAAGTCCATGAAAGATATCCGGTGGTTGAGGTGGAGTACGAGGAAGCAGAAAATGGAAGATGGGGGGGTGCAGGTAAAATATAGTCAATGGTTTTGCCCTATTAAGATTAATATTAAGATATACTTTATCAACCCCCGTGGGGAAAGTCATCCTCTGCATctgacccatgctagctgtgttgcTAGAAGcaatgggcagccgctgtgcagcgcccgggggaccaactccagctcttctttccattgccttggtcaggggcacagactggagtattaaccctaacatgtcgtTTTGgcagcacggcggcgcagtggttagcgcagttgcctcacagcaagagggtcctgggttcgagccccggggttgtccaacgttggggtcgtccgggtcgtcctctgtgtggagtttNNNNNNNNNNNNNNNNNNNNNNNNNNNNNNNNNNNNNNNNNNNNNNNNNNNNNNNNNNNNNNNNNNNNNNNNNNNNNNNNNNNNNNNNNNNNNNNNNNNNNNNNNNNNNNNNNNNNNNNNNNNNNNNNNNNNNNNNNNNNNNNNNNNNNNNNNNNNNNNNNNNNNNNNNNNNNNNNNNNNNNNNNNNNNNNNNNNNNNNNggtcgtcccgggtcgtcctgggggtctgtgtggagtttgcatgttctccccgtgtctgtgtgggttccctgggtttcctccgggggctccggtttcctcccacagtcccaagacatgcaggtcaggtgaatcagctgtactacattgtccctaggtgtgtgtgtgtgatggccctgtgaaggccctgtgatggccctgtgatggccctgtgaaggccctgtgatggccctgtgaaggccctgtgatggccctgtgatggccctgtgatggccctgtgatggcccggcggcctgtccagggtgtccccccacctgccacccaatgactgctgggataggctccagcatccccgccaccctgagagccggCTGGGCGGTTTGGATGATAGAAAGCCAACCTAATTCCACATCCGATACAAATCCGAGGCCTGCCTCAGGCCGAGCGCTGGACTCTCTAGTTTTCAGCTCCACCCTCACGTCGCCGTATCCTCGCTACCTTCACGTCACCTCCCACATTACACCAAACGCTCCTGCTCGGGTTCTCCCCTCACGCCCATCAGCCGCCACACTGTGAATAATGAACACGCCGGTACTGCAAGTAGCGCCGGAGTGTCCTGGAAGTGCTTTCGTACACTAGAGATGTAGACCGGCCCTTTGTTGTTTTCTGTGcttcttccccctcctcctctcggtGCACATAGATCTGGATATGTCCTTTCCTCCCCGGCCTCAACAAAAGGGATAGAGAAAATGACTCAGGTAGTTGAAACTTCAGGCTCGTCTTAGTTTCCTGCATGCCATCATGGTAAAGCCATACGAGATAGCTGTACATAACACAGAGGACTATTTAAAGTATATTTTTCTATGTAGCTTTCGATTATCGACGTacaaatacaacaaaaaaaaaaaaggggtgacTGATATGAATGTGTCCCGCCGTCACGCGTCTCTCCCTCGGGTCGCAGAAATCTGACGAGTAAAAACAGGCAGTATTCAAAACCACGACTCACCCATGCTTCACAACACAGATGCACaggttgcgggtgggaagccggacgtgggtgtgtgtcctggtcgctgcactagcgcctcctctgggcggaggggggaaccggggggaatagcgtgatcctcccacgcgctacgtccccccggggaaactcctcactgtcaggtgaaaagaagcggctggcgactccgcatgtacgggaggaggcgcgtggtagtccgcagccctccccggatcggcggagggggcggggcagagaccgggacggctcggacgagtggggtaattggccgggtacaattggggagaaaaaaagggggggggggcaattacaAGGGGGGAAACATCCGCTGGCACATCCCCAAAGACGTCACTTCCCTGTGATGTCCCTCTGTGGAAGCAGAAGGCGCCGGAAGCGCAACCCGTCCAACCCGTCCAACCGGAgtttttatcagaatcagaaccagagtcCTGTCTGTTGGCCATGTGGGCTTGCACAGACACGGAATTTGGCTCCGGTCTcgcggctctctcggtgtactgagCACTGcaacacagcagtctgcagctatACACACAAGCGTCGACTGTACACAGGCGAAACGAGGGGTGATGAGGTGCAACGGTGCAGAGGAAGCAGACAGACAACGTGTCCTTAAACCGATCAAATCCACCCGCGGCTCACCTTTTGacgcaaagggtgtgtgtgtgtacctacacGAGCGTGTCTGTGGGCCAAAGGCGCAACACGTGGGACAAGGAAAGGACTAAAATGTTGAGCTCGTCCCTTGATATAAGCCCCTCTGGTCACCATTCAGCACACTATTCACGCCTACTGAAGTGTTTCCCTTATGCCTGAGACCCGTCACGATTTAAGACACTGAATATAGCATTTAGGATAGCGTCTGCTCACTGAAAATGCATGCATGGCTTGAACTCAGTCACCTTACTTCTGTCCTTGTATATTACAGAATAAGAGTCCTTCTGGAAAAGAAAATACCTTGTAGAGCTTGTGTGTTATACTATACAGTCTTTTTGCGCTGTGCAAAAATGATCTCCATTGGTTGCAATGGTTTTACCTCTTCTGCCGTCCTCTGTATCTTCTGTAAAAGGAGACATAATGGGTTTAGGAAATTACCGTCTGTTTGTATGTGTTATGGACATAAACGCTTCTTTACTGTGATATCCCTGACTTGTCTCTGTTAGTGTAGATGGTGCACCTCCGACGACCACCGGCCGGGATACGATATCTCAAACCGCCTCCGGAGCTCATCCGGTAAAGCCGACGTTCTCTGTACATAGTCTCACGGGCTGACATTTTGGTTTTGGGTCGCAGCGCCGACTCTTCTCGAAACAGTTATAATAAAGATCATA encodes the following:
- the kcnk12 gene encoding potassium channel subfamily K member 12 — its product is MMSGPRLQGCRSLHLNEDNGRFLLLALLIVSYLLCGAAVFSAIERPSELRAHGRWDGTLLNFSQSFNISLRELNAFLREYEAAIAAGIRADTLRPRWDFTGAFYFVGTVVSTIGFGMTTPVTVAGKVFLIFYGLLGCAATILFFNLFLERIITLLAVVMKAVRERRIRNSGILPPGIRHDFSAYSFPGWKPSVYHVMLILGLSAITISCCASAMYTPVEGWAYLDSLYFCFVTFSTIGFGDYVSSQNATYEYQSLYRLANFLFMLMGVCCIYSLFNVISIVIKQVLNWMLERMSCLFCQRCNKANNFLGRRNAIRPGSKTRKGRFGRPPDSDGPCDSDTEGRRLSGEMISMKELTASNKVSLAIMQKQLSESANGYPRTVCGSSRHNGFSGGVGALGIMNNRLAETSNSR